The following coding sequences lie in one Heliangelus exortis chromosome 6, bHelExo1.hap1, whole genome shotgun sequence genomic window:
- the RUFY4 gene encoding RUN and FYVE domain-containing protein 4 isoform X1 — protein MRWWEVASAAPPDLPHFLLAKVQKEKQAGVAWAWGHATVPPAPGEHLRAPHGSLAKEPQGTTMAEDGELNRIIKDLQKIVSELNHIYQERNLPVTDGSRELHSLCAQLEFLLQFDLKEKRSFFGQRKDYWDFLCQGLARCRQEHEGIRFVTSLDKLKTPVGRGRAFLRYCLVHRQLAESLQLCLLNTESLCEWYYARSPFLSPQRRAEILGTLYELDGITFHLALHRADLDIAWPMFSESLVRSSPVARNSPAKAVLKRDDTSKGTHGWSDGIVHPATAPHGVLGCPYPHALAALQARGVEMDDVEVKKDVEEEDEEEVKEDVKVDVEGDVEVENDIEEDEEELKDEEETEEVDAEELEDTHGAGNAPYPDGDRDPGMSPPSGTGCMPGSLPPVPRQLGGTEESLQVLVSQLQAELGQREATCRELASRLAREERRHRRWEESSTRWAQVREQEAEALRETNAFLERALVAAGAPGELARAQEEARGWQEVAEDRGARLAAALAEVSALASRLRDCQEGRTEAPEDGGAAGEVAAVKEVLRKAMELAHGPQEPLTDPQEEREPSTATGMAMHLATLVTTAREEARQSRQQLQAQQQEMARLQEQLSRAQQDGERWASALQRAQREALEREATHGAEQARQQELIRDMKGRLLELLREKDALWQKTEGIDTPVPSPAPRDAGLCTRCHKDFRLLSRRYHCRMCQGKVCHACSVDVGKQGRCCLLCYQQAT, from the exons ATGAGGTGGTGGGAGGTGGCTTCTGCGGCCCCTCCCGACCTCCCACACTTCCTCCTGGCCAAGGTACAAAAGGAGAAGCAGGCAGGCGTGGCATGGGCATGGGGACATGCCACTGTCCCTCCAGCACCTGGTGAGCACCTCAGAGCACCCCACGGCTCCCTGGCCAAAG AGCCCCAGGGGACAACCATGGCAGAGGATGGGGAGCTCAACCGCATCATCAAGGATCTGCAGA AGATCGTGTCTGAGCTGAACCACATCTACCAGGAGCGGAACCTGCCAGTGACAGACGGGAGCCGGGAGCTGCACAgcctctgtgcccagctggaGTTCCTCCTCCAG TTTGACCTCAAGGAAAAGAGGAGCTTCTTTGGACAACGCAAGGACTATTGGGACTTCTTGTGCCAGGGCCTGGCACGATGCCGGCAGGAGCATGAGGGCATTCGCTTTGTCACCTCCCTTGACAAG ctgAAGACCCCCGTGGGCAGGGGCCGAGCCTTCCTGCGGTACTGCCTGGTTCACCGGCAGCTGGCAGagtccctgcagctctgccttctcaACACCGAGAGCCTCTG TGAGTGGTACTATGCCCGCAGCCCCTTCCTGAGCCCTCAGAGACGGGCAGAGATCCTGGGCACCCTCTATGAGCTGGATGGCATCACCTTCCACCTGGCCCTGCACAGGGCTGACCTCGACATCGCCTGGCCCATGTTCTCTGA GTCACTGGTACGATCCAGCCCAGTGGCCAGGAACAGCCCAGCAAAGGCAGTCCTAAAGAGAGATGATACCAGCAAAGGGACACATGGATGGTCTGATGGCATTGTCCATCCTGCTACAGCACCCCATGGAGTGCTAGGCTGCCCGTATCCACATGCCTTGGCTGCCCTGCAGGCAAGGGGTGTAGAGATGGACGATGTGGAGGTGAAGAAGGAtgtggaagaggaggatgaagaggaggtgaaggaggatGTGAAGGTAGATGTAGAGGGAGATGTGGAGGTGGAGAATGACATtgaagaggatgaagaggagttgaaggatgaggaggagacagaggagGTGGATGCggaggagctggaggacacACATGGTGCTGGCAATGCACCCTACCCTGATGGTGACAGGGACCCTGGCATGTCCCCACCGTCGGGCACAGGATGCATGCCAGGCTCCTTGCCACCAGTTCCCAGGCAGCTGGGTGGGACAGAGGAGTCCCTGCAGGTGCTGGTGTCCCAGCTACAGGCCGAGCTGGGGCAGCGGGAGGCGACATGCCGGGAGCTGGCGTCCCGGCTGGCGCGGGAGGAGCGGCGGCACCGCCGgtgggaggagagcagcaccCGGTGGGCGCAGGTTCgggagcaggaggctgaggcGCTGCGGGAGACCAACGCCTTCCTGGAGCGGGCGCTGGTGGCGGCGGGAGCACCGGGGGAGCTGGCCCGGGCACAGGAAGAGGCTcggggctggcaggaggtggcagaggaCCGGGGTGCCCGGCTGGCCGCGGCGTTGGCCGAGGTGTCAGCACTGGCCTCACGCCTACGGGACTGCCAGGAGGGACGGACAGAGGCGCCGGAGGATGGTGGTGCCGCGGGCGAAGTGGCTGCTGTGAAGGAGGTGCTACGGAAGGCGATGGAGCTCGCCCATGGACCTCAGGAGCCCCTGACAGATCCTCAGGAAGAGAGGGAGCCCAGCACGGCCACCGGCATGGCCATG CACCTGGCCACCCTGGTGACCACAGCAAGGGAGGAGGCACGGCAGAGCCGGCAGCAACTCCAggcccagcagcaggagatggcgaggctgcaggagcagctcagcag GgcccagcaggatggggagcGCTGGGCATCAGCATTGCAGCGGGCACAGCGGGAGGCCCTGGAGCGGGAGGCCACGCATGGTGCTGAGCAGGCACGGCAGCAGGAGCTCATCCGCGACATGAAGGGGcggctgctggagctgctgcg tGAGAAGGATGCCCTGTGGCAGAAGACAGAGGGCATCGACACCCCggtgcccagcccagccccccgTGATGCAGGGCTGTGCACCCGCTGCCACAAGGATTTCCGCCTCCTCTCCCGGCGGTACCACTGCAG GATGTGCCAGGGCAAGGTGTGCCACGCATGCTCTGTGGATGTGGGCAAACAAGGACGCTGTTGCCTGCTTTGCTACCAGCAGGCTACCTGA
- the RUFY4 gene encoding RUN and FYVE domain-containing protein 4 isoform X2 produces MPLSLQHLVSTSEHPTAPWPKSPRGQPWQRMGSSTASSRICRERNLPVTDGSRELHSLCAQLEFLLQFDLKEKRSFFGQRKDYWDFLCQGLARCRQEHEGIRFVTSLDKLKTPVGRGRAFLRYCLVHRQLAESLQLCLLNTESLCEWYYARSPFLSPQRRAEILGTLYELDGITFHLALHRADLDIAWPMFSESLVRSSPVARNSPAKAVLKRDDTSKGTHGWSDGIVHPATAPHGVLGCPYPHALAALQARGVEMDDVEVKKDVEEEDEEEVKEDVKVDVEGDVEVENDIEEDEEELKDEEETEEVDAEELEDTHGAGNAPYPDGDRDPGMSPPSGTGCMPGSLPPVPRQLGGTEESLQVLVSQLQAELGQREATCRELASRLAREERRHRRWEESSTRWAQVREQEAEALRETNAFLERALVAAGAPGELARAQEEARGWQEVAEDRGARLAAALAEVSALASRLRDCQEGRTEAPEDGGAAGEVAAVKEVLRKAMELAHGPQEPLTDPQEEREPSTATGMAMHLATLVTTAREEARQSRQQLQAQQQEMARLQEQLSRAQQDGERWASALQRAQREALEREATHGAEQARQQELIRDMKGRLLELLREKDALWQKTEGIDTPVPSPAPRDAGLCTRCHKDFRLLSRRYHCRMCQGKVCHACSVDVGKQGRCCLLCYQQAT; encoded by the exons ATGCCACTGTCCCTCCAGCACCTGGTGAGCACCTCAGAGCACCCCACGGCTCCCTGGCCAAAG AGCCCCAGGGGACAACCATGGCAGAGGATGGGGAGCTCAACCGCATCATCAAGGATCTGCAGA GAGCGGAACCTGCCAGTGACAGACGGGAGCCGGGAGCTGCACAgcctctgtgcccagctggaGTTCCTCCTCCAG TTTGACCTCAAGGAAAAGAGGAGCTTCTTTGGACAACGCAAGGACTATTGGGACTTCTTGTGCCAGGGCCTGGCACGATGCCGGCAGGAGCATGAGGGCATTCGCTTTGTCACCTCCCTTGACAAG ctgAAGACCCCCGTGGGCAGGGGCCGAGCCTTCCTGCGGTACTGCCTGGTTCACCGGCAGCTGGCAGagtccctgcagctctgccttctcaACACCGAGAGCCTCTG TGAGTGGTACTATGCCCGCAGCCCCTTCCTGAGCCCTCAGAGACGGGCAGAGATCCTGGGCACCCTCTATGAGCTGGATGGCATCACCTTCCACCTGGCCCTGCACAGGGCTGACCTCGACATCGCCTGGCCCATGTTCTCTGA GTCACTGGTACGATCCAGCCCAGTGGCCAGGAACAGCCCAGCAAAGGCAGTCCTAAAGAGAGATGATACCAGCAAAGGGACACATGGATGGTCTGATGGCATTGTCCATCCTGCTACAGCACCCCATGGAGTGCTAGGCTGCCCGTATCCACATGCCTTGGCTGCCCTGCAGGCAAGGGGTGTAGAGATGGACGATGTGGAGGTGAAGAAGGAtgtggaagaggaggatgaagaggaggtgaaggaggatGTGAAGGTAGATGTAGAGGGAGATGTGGAGGTGGAGAATGACATtgaagaggatgaagaggagttgaaggatgaggaggagacagaggagGTGGATGCggaggagctggaggacacACATGGTGCTGGCAATGCACCCTACCCTGATGGTGACAGGGACCCTGGCATGTCCCCACCGTCGGGCACAGGATGCATGCCAGGCTCCTTGCCACCAGTTCCCAGGCAGCTGGGTGGGACAGAGGAGTCCCTGCAGGTGCTGGTGTCCCAGCTACAGGCCGAGCTGGGGCAGCGGGAGGCGACATGCCGGGAGCTGGCGTCCCGGCTGGCGCGGGAGGAGCGGCGGCACCGCCGgtgggaggagagcagcaccCGGTGGGCGCAGGTTCgggagcaggaggctgaggcGCTGCGGGAGACCAACGCCTTCCTGGAGCGGGCGCTGGTGGCGGCGGGAGCACCGGGGGAGCTGGCCCGGGCACAGGAAGAGGCTcggggctggcaggaggtggcagaggaCCGGGGTGCCCGGCTGGCCGCGGCGTTGGCCGAGGTGTCAGCACTGGCCTCACGCCTACGGGACTGCCAGGAGGGACGGACAGAGGCGCCGGAGGATGGTGGTGCCGCGGGCGAAGTGGCTGCTGTGAAGGAGGTGCTACGGAAGGCGATGGAGCTCGCCCATGGACCTCAGGAGCCCCTGACAGATCCTCAGGAAGAGAGGGAGCCCAGCACGGCCACCGGCATGGCCATG CACCTGGCCACCCTGGTGACCACAGCAAGGGAGGAGGCACGGCAGAGCCGGCAGCAACTCCAggcccagcagcaggagatggcgaggctgcaggagcagctcagcag GgcccagcaggatggggagcGCTGGGCATCAGCATTGCAGCGGGCACAGCGGGAGGCCCTGGAGCGGGAGGCCACGCATGGTGCTGAGCAGGCACGGCAGCAGGAGCTCATCCGCGACATGAAGGGGcggctgctggagctgctgcg tGAGAAGGATGCCCTGTGGCAGAAGACAGAGGGCATCGACACCCCggtgcccagcccagccccccgTGATGCAGGGCTGTGCACCCGCTGCCACAAGGATTTCCGCCTCCTCTCCCGGCGGTACCACTGCAG GATGTGCCAGGGCAAGGTGTGCCACGCATGCTCTGTGGATGTGGGCAAACAAGGACGCTGTTGCCTGCTTTGCTACCAGCAGGCTACCTGA